AGCCCGCCGATCTTCACGCACGGAAGCTGACCCGCCTGAGCCCGTTGGTACACCCACGAGCGCGAGGCTTTGAGGAAGCGAGCCACGTCATTCGCGTCCCAGAGGCCCTCCTCCTGCTCCAAGTTGTCCGTGTCCATGGTGGACCTACGCATCGGCGCCTCCTGCTTCAGATTCCACCGTGCCTACGCCA
This is a stretch of genomic DNA from Archangium violaceum. It encodes these proteins:
- a CDS encoding helix-turn-helix domain-containing protein — encoded protein: MDTDNLEQEEGLWDANDVARFLKASRSWVYQRAQAGQLPCVKIGGLLRFEPAAIRAFIRGQGTKIR